A window of Amycolatopsis australiensis contains these coding sequences:
- the thiE gene encoding thiamine phosphate synthase, whose product MPALSGDKIRARLDAARLYLCTDARTDRGDLASFADAALAGGVDVIQLRDKTGALEAKGEIAALEVLAEACARHGALLSVNDRADVALAVGADVLHLGQDDIPVPLARRILGDEVVIGRSTHSVEQALAAAGEPGVDYFCTGPCWPTPTKPGRPAPGLDLVRSVAASAVTRPWFAIGGIDQPRLPEVLDAGASRIVVVRAITEAEDPAAAARALRACLP is encoded by the coding sequence ATGCCCGCCCTTTCCGGTGACAAGATCCGCGCCCGGCTCGACGCCGCGCGCCTGTACCTGTGCACGGACGCCCGAACCGACCGCGGCGACCTGGCCTCCTTCGCCGACGCGGCGCTGGCCGGCGGCGTCGACGTCATCCAGCTGCGCGACAAGACCGGCGCCTTGGAGGCGAAGGGCGAGATAGCGGCGCTGGAGGTGCTGGCGGAGGCGTGCGCGCGGCACGGCGCGCTGCTGTCGGTGAACGACCGGGCGGACGTGGCGCTGGCGGTCGGCGCCGACGTGCTCCACCTCGGCCAGGACGACATCCCGGTGCCACTGGCCCGCCGGATCCTCGGCGACGAGGTGGTGATCGGCCGGTCGACGCACTCGGTCGAGCAGGCACTGGCGGCCGCCGGGGAGCCGGGAGTGGACTACTTCTGCACGGGCCCGTGCTGGCCGACGCCGACGAAGCCGGGACGCCCGGCGCCGGGCCTGGACCTGGTCCGCTCGGTGGCGGCGTCGGCGGTGACCCGCCCCTGGTTCGCGATCGGCGGAATCGATCAGCCCCGGCTGCCGGAGGTCCTCGACGCCGGGGCGTCACGCATCGTGGTGGTCCGGGCGATCACCGAAGCCGAGGACCCGGCCGCCGCGGCCCGGGCGCTGCGGGCCTGCCTGCCCTGA
- the thiO gene encoding glycine oxidase ThiO has product MTNNLAVVGGGVIGLSAAWRAARTGREVTLYDPEPVRGGASWLAGGMLAPVTEAWPGEEDVLRLGEESLRRWPGFARDLGKEGVDPGLAEHGTLVVAFDSADAGHLDILAGYLHSIGRAAERLTGREAKRLEPGAGSVRSGLHVPGDLAVDNRKLLEALHAACVRHGVRFVRERVETLPDAGAVVLAAGAWTGRLHPRLAGAVRPLKGEILRLRPRRGCLPPPARTIRAVVEGRPIYLVPRGASELVLGATQYEAGFDQSVTARGVRELLEGAERVFPAITEYELVETAAGLRAGSRDVLPYIGVLDDGVFAATGHHRNGLLMAPVTADAVVAWLEGEEPPEGVDAASPARLHQKEHV; this is encoded by the coding sequence ATGACGAACAACCTGGCAGTGGTCGGCGGCGGCGTGATCGGCCTGTCCGCGGCGTGGCGCGCGGCGCGCACCGGCCGCGAAGTCACCCTGTACGACCCCGAACCCGTCCGCGGCGGCGCGTCCTGGCTCGCCGGCGGCATGCTCGCCCCCGTCACCGAGGCCTGGCCGGGCGAGGAGGACGTGCTCCGCCTCGGCGAGGAGTCCCTGCGCCGCTGGCCCGGCTTCGCCCGCGACCTCGGGAAAGAAGGCGTCGACCCCGGCCTGGCCGAGCACGGGACGCTGGTGGTCGCCTTCGACAGCGCCGACGCCGGCCACCTCGACATCCTCGCCGGCTACCTGCACTCGATCGGCCGCGCGGCCGAACGCCTCACCGGCCGGGAGGCCAAGCGGCTGGAACCGGGCGCCGGATCCGTCCGAAGTGGACTGCATGTGCCCGGCGACCTGGCCGTGGACAACCGGAAGCTGCTCGAGGCGCTGCACGCCGCCTGTGTGCGGCACGGCGTCCGGTTCGTCCGCGAACGCGTCGAGACCCTGCCGGACGCCGGTGCCGTCGTGCTCGCCGCGGGCGCGTGGACCGGGCGGCTGCACCCGCGGCTGGCCGGCGCCGTCCGCCCGCTCAAGGGCGAAATCCTCCGGCTCCGGCCGCGTCGCGGCTGCCTGCCGCCGCCGGCGCGCACGATCCGGGCCGTCGTCGAGGGCCGCCCGATCTACCTCGTCCCGCGCGGCGCCTCCGAGCTCGTCCTCGGCGCCACCCAGTACGAGGCCGGGTTCGACCAGTCCGTCACCGCCCGCGGTGTGCGCGAGCTGCTCGAAGGCGCCGAACGCGTCTTCCCCGCGATCACCGAGTACGAGCTGGTCGAGACCGCCGCCGGCCTGCGGGCCGGCAGCCGGGACGTCCTGCCCTACATCGGCGTCCTGGACGACGGCGTCTTCGCCGCGACCGGGCACCACCGCAACGGCCTGCTGATGGCCCCGGTGACCGCGGACGCCGTGGTCGCCTGGCTCGAGGGGGAGGAACCGCCCGAAGGCGTCGACGCGGCGTCCCCCGCCCGCCTGCACCAGAAGGAGCACGTGTGA
- the thiS gene encoding sulfur carrier protein ThiS, whose translation MEIKLNGQWTEFPDGATVADVLDASGGQRPGIAVAVDGVVVRRTDWPTTTVPKGAGVDVLTAVQGG comes from the coding sequence ATGGAGATCAAGCTCAACGGCCAGTGGACGGAGTTCCCGGACGGCGCGACCGTCGCCGACGTCCTGGACGCCTCGGGCGGGCAGCGGCCCGGCATCGCCGTCGCGGTCGACGGCGTCGTCGTCCGCCGCACCGACTGGCCGACGACCACCGTGCCCAAGGGCGCGGGCGTCGACGTGCTCACCGCGGTCCAGGGAGGCTGA
- a CDS encoding thiazole synthase → MSEEPLVIGSCKLSSRLIIGTGGAANLAVLERALVASGTELTTVAMRRADAEGGSGVLELLRRLGIELLPNTAGCRTAAEAVLTAQLAREALETDLIKLEVHADDRTLLPDPIETLDAAERLAADGFTVFAYTNDDPVLALRLEEAGCAAVMPLGAPIGTGLGIRNPHNIELIVARAGVPVILDAGIGTASDATLAMELGCDAVLLSTAVTRAADPERMAAAMRAAVVAGHLARGAGRVPQRFWAQASSPPR, encoded by the coding sequence ATGTCCGAAGAACCGCTGGTCATCGGGTCCTGCAAGCTGTCGTCCCGGCTGATCATCGGCACCGGCGGCGCGGCCAACCTCGCCGTGCTCGAACGCGCGCTGGTCGCCTCCGGCACCGAGCTGACCACCGTCGCCATGCGCCGCGCCGACGCCGAAGGCGGCTCGGGCGTCCTCGAGCTGCTGCGCCGGCTCGGCATCGAGCTGCTGCCGAACACCGCGGGCTGCCGCACCGCCGCCGAGGCCGTCCTCACCGCGCAGCTCGCGCGGGAGGCGCTGGAAACCGACCTGATCAAGCTCGAGGTGCACGCCGACGACCGCACGCTGCTGCCGGACCCGATCGAGACGCTCGACGCCGCCGAACGGCTGGCCGCCGACGGGTTCACCGTGTTCGCCTACACGAACGACGACCCGGTGCTCGCGCTGCGCCTGGAGGAGGCCGGCTGCGCGGCGGTGATGCCGCTGGGCGCGCCGATCGGCACCGGCCTCGGCATCCGGAATCCGCACAACATCGAGCTGATCGTCGCGCGGGCGGGCGTCCCGGTGATCCTGGACGCCGGAATCGGTACGGCCTCGGACGCGACGCTGGCGATGGAGCTGGGCTGCGACGCCGTCCTGCTGTCCACCGCCGTCACCCGGGCGGCGGACCCCGAACGGATGGCCGCGGCCATGCGCGCGGCCGTCGTCGCCGGTCACCTGGCCAGGGGCGCGGGGCGGGTGCCGCAGCGGTTCTGGGCCCAGGCGTCGAGTCCACCCCGGTGA
- a CDS encoding MarR family winged helix-turn-helix transcriptional regulator codes for MTSTSVQDVSGRLYLAVGRLSRSLRQAGVPGPGHGAISALATLVHAGQLRLGDLAAKEGVAAATMSRIIASLVEAGYVSRESDPVDRRAWLAKATEEGERLVSGVRSTRVQELNRRLDRLSPEHREALTAAIPALEALIADD; via the coding sequence GTGACCAGCACCTCGGTCCAGGACGTCTCGGGCAGGTTGTACCTCGCCGTGGGCAGGCTGTCCCGGTCACTGCGCCAGGCCGGCGTGCCCGGCCCCGGCCACGGCGCCATCTCGGCGCTCGCGACGCTGGTGCACGCGGGCCAGCTCCGGCTCGGCGACCTCGCGGCCAAGGAAGGCGTCGCGGCGGCCACGATGTCGCGGATCATCGCGTCCCTGGTCGAGGCGGGGTACGTCAGCCGCGAATCCGACCCGGTCGACCGCCGGGCGTGGCTGGCGAAGGCGACGGAGGAGGGCGAGCGGCTCGTCTCGGGCGTCCGGTCGACGCGGGTGCAGGAGCTGAACCGGCGCCTCGACCGCCTTTCGCCGGAGCACCGCGAAGCCCTGACGGCGGCGATCCCGGCGCTGGAAGCCCTGATCGCGGACGACTAA
- the thiD gene encoding bifunctional hydroxymethylpyrimidine kinase/phosphomethylpyrimidine kinase — MTSSPPSALTIAGSDSGGAAGLQADLRTFLTCGVHGLVAVTAVTVQNTLGVHDRADLPPHIVAGQIEAVAADMGVGAAKTGMLASAGIIHAVAAACDKAGIGRDEKIPFVVDPVAASMHGHPLFDEAGLVALRDELLPRATVLTPNLDEVRLLTGMTVTDREGMHTAAVVLHRMGPRYVLVKSGHLQADPECVDLLFDGSTFVELPGQRYATPHTHGAGDTMASALTAGLAKGMSVEDAARYGKWFVSHAVEHAYPMGAKVGPVSAFWRLAPEDR; from the coding sequence ATGACCTCGAGCCCTCCCTCCGCGCTCACCATCGCGGGGTCGGACTCCGGCGGCGCCGCCGGGCTGCAGGCGGACCTGCGCACCTTCCTGACCTGCGGCGTGCACGGCTTGGTCGCGGTCACCGCCGTCACCGTCCAGAACACCCTGGGCGTGCACGACCGCGCCGACCTGCCGCCGCACATCGTGGCCGGGCAGATCGAAGCCGTCGCGGCGGACATGGGTGTCGGCGCGGCGAAGACGGGCATGCTGGCGTCGGCCGGGATCATCCACGCCGTCGCGGCCGCGTGTGACAAGGCCGGGATCGGACGCGACGAGAAGATCCCGTTCGTCGTCGACCCGGTCGCGGCGTCGATGCACGGGCACCCGCTGTTCGACGAAGCCGGCCTGGTGGCCCTGCGCGACGAGCTGCTGCCGCGCGCGACGGTCCTGACGCCGAACCTCGACGAAGTCCGCCTGCTCACCGGCATGACGGTGACCGACCGCGAAGGCATGCACACGGCCGCGGTGGTGCTGCACCGGATGGGCCCGCGCTACGTGCTGGTCAAGAGCGGCCACCTGCAGGCCGACCCGGAGTGCGTCGACCTGCTCTTCGACGGCTCCACGTTCGTGGAGCTACCGGGACAGCGCTACGCGACCCCGCACACCCACGGCGCGGGCGACACGATGGCTTCGGCGCTGACGGCCGGCCTCGCGAAGGGGATGTCCGTCGAGGACGCGGCCCGCTACGGCAAGTGGTTCGTCTCGCACGCCGTCGAGCACGCCTACCCGATGGGCGCGAAGGTCGGCCCGGTCTCGGCGTTCTGGCGGCTGGCTCCGGAGGACCGTTAG